A window of Acropora muricata isolate sample 2 chromosome 3, ASM3666990v1, whole genome shotgun sequence contains these coding sequences:
- the LOC136911849 gene encoding uncharacterized protein: MAWVDVKKAYDSVDHGWLGEMMVLHRFPKWLCEVICKLCKSWNTRIVANTLHGQEVSEPIVFKKGLPQGDALCPRLFTICLNPVAWKISASEGYKLSKPISARVTDLLYIDDLKVFAASESKLNRVLESTQAAMEDIGLQWNPRKCAVVHIRRGVHFQQNFGRDTVGDRVPTLEEGRQYKFLGVLESLVQEEKMVLELAAKEYLRRLSVIWSSPLSDYNRVVASNQFALPVLGYLMWTQHWPVTDLKIVDREARKIIVENGGKHPGGSTALLYLPREKGGRGLRAVETEYKVTKVKAALRLYENKDQVMEMVREFEERAESLGHRSLVKDAAKFAEDMGLNLHLKHPDPVCAVKSGEIIPSHRVKEVLKECVEEKLEREVRGLEWQGKLLIERKSDSQLCKNGCFSWLSKWKSCPSYTIAGAFEIYEQLLPTKLYFSKKTHTSCYGDVKCRLCGHAQESVPHILAGCTALAQNKYLFRHNMALKVLFYEILRDQDLLEEVPPWHSPVMPKPVYKSEQVEAWWDVPVYADHQEVRANRVDARVVNHVSKKVMTIEMSCPWISNREKKSEEKTMKYGPLRWELKEKYKGYEVHQYNIIMDVLGGWSEETEISMQSLVGRKTTHVLERMQKAVLSVTLNIARTFKVLT, translated from the coding sequence ATGGCATGGGTAGACGTGAAGAAAGCATATGACTCGGTAGATCATGGATGGCTAGGTGAGATGATGGTGCTGCATAGGTTCCCAAAGTGGTTGTGTGAGGTGATCTGTAAGTTGTGTAAGAGCTGGAATACGAGAATCGTAGCTAACACGCTACATGGGCAGGAAGTTTCTGAACCGATTGTGTTTAAGAAGGGCTTACCACAGGGGGATGCGCTCTGCCCAAGGCTGTTTACGATCTGTTTGAACCCCGTCGCCTGGAAGATAAGCGCCTCCGAGGGATACAAGCTATCTAAACCAATCAGCGCCAGAGTAACTGATCTGTTGTATATTGACGATCTCAAGGTATTTGCAGCGTCCGAGAGCAAGTTAAACCGTGTTCTGGAGTCGACGCAAGCTGCTATGGAAGACATCGGATTACAATGGAACCCAAGGAAATGCGCAGTTGTCCATATAAGGAGAGGGGTCCATTTCCAGCAGAATTTTGGGAGAGATACTGTTGGAGATAGGGTGCCAACTCTTGAGGAAGGCAGACAATACAAGTTCCTGGGTGTTCTTGAATCCCTAGTCCAGGAAGAGAAGATGGTACTTGAGCTTGCAGCAAAGGAGTACCTGCGCCGATTGTCAGTCATCTGGTCCAGTCCCCTCTCAGATTATAACCGTGTTGTGGCATCTAACCAATTTGCCCTGCCTGTCTTGGGTTACCTAATGTGGACTCAACACTGGCCGGTTACAGATCTGAAGATCGTAGACAGGGAAGCGCGCAAGATTATCGTGGAGAACGGCGGGAAACACCCTGGTGGCTCTACGGCCCTGTTGTACCTCCCAAGAGAAAAGGGCGGAAGAGGCTTACGTGCGGTGGAGACGGAATATAAAGTAACTAAGGTCAAGGCAGCGCTTAGATTGTATGAAAACAAGGATCAAGTTATGGAGATGGTGAGGGAGTTTGAGGAGAGAGCTGAGTCCCTGGGGCATAGATCGTTAGTCAAAGATGCTGCAAAGTTTGCGGAGGATATGGGCCTAAACCTACACCTTAAGCACCCAGATCCTGTATGTGCTGTGAAGAGCGGAGAGATCATTCCATCGCATCGTGTCAAGGAAGTGTTGAAAGAATGTGTGGAGGAAAAGCTTGAAAGGGAAGTACGTGGATTAGAATGGCAGGGAAAGCTGCTAATTGAGAGGAAGTCTGATTCACAGTTGTGCAAGAATGGGTgtttcagttggttgagcaaatGGAAATCGTGCCCCTCGTACACTATTGCAGGTGCGTTTGAAATATACGAGCAATTATTGCccacaaagttatattttagcaAAAAGACACACACGAGCTGTTATGGGGATGTGAAGTGTAGGCTGTGTGGTCATGCCCAAGAAAGTGTCCCGCACATCCTGGCCGGGTGTACTGCGCTAGCTCAGAACAAGTATTTGTTTAGACATAACATGGCTTTAAAAGTCCTGTTCTACGAGATCTTACGTGACCaagatcttcttgaagaagTACCACCGTGGCACTCGCCAGTGATGCCAAAGCCGGTGTACAAGTCAGAACAAGTAGAAGCTTGGTGGGATGTACCTGTGTATGCAGATCATCAGGAGGTGCGAGCCAACCGAGTCGATGCGAGGGTTGTGAATCATGTGAGCAAGAAAGTCATGACCatagagatgagctgcccatggataAGTAATCGAGAGAAGAAGAGCGAGGAAAAAACTATGAAGTATGGTCCACTAAGGTGGGAGTTGAAGGAGAAATATAAAGGATACGAGGTGCatcagtataacatcatcatggatGTGCTTGGTGGGTGGTCGGAAGAGACAGAGATTAGTATGCAATCATTGGTTGGGCGAAAGACTACTCACGTCTTAGAGAGAATGCAGAAGGCCGTTTTATCGGTGACGCTCAATATTGCAAGAACTTTCAAAGTACTaacatga